The Nocardia arthritidis genome has a window encoding:
- a CDS encoding ATP-dependent Clp protease ATP-binding subunit → MFERFTDRARRVVVLAQEEARMLNHNYIGTEHILLGLIHEGEGVAAKSLESLGISLEGVRSQVEEIIGQGQQAPSGHIPFTPRAKKVLELSLREALQLGHNYIGTEHILLGLIREGEGVAAQVLVKLGADLNRVRQQVIQLLSGYQGKEPVESGSRGEAGTPSTSLVLDQFGRNLTQAALEGKLDPVIGRSKEIERVMQVLSRRTKNNPVLIGEPGVGKTAVVEGLAQRIVNGEVPETLKDKQLYTLDLGSLVAGSRYRGDFEERLKKVLKEINTRGDIILFIDELHTLVGAGAAEGAIDAASILKPKLARGELQTIGATTLDEYRKYIEKDAALERRFQPVQVGEPTVEHTINILKGLRDRYEAHHRVSITDGALVAAATLADRYINDRFLPDKAIDLIDEAGARMRIRRMTAPPDLREFDDKIAEARREKESAIDAQDFEKAARLRDKEKQLVAKRAEREKQWRSGDLDVVAEVDDEQIAEVLANWTGIPVFKLTEEETTRLLRMEDELHKRIIGQEDAVKAVSKAIRRTRAGLKDPKRPSGSFIFAGPSGVGKTELSKALANFLFGDDDALIQIDMGEFHDRFTASRLFGAPPGYVGYEEGGQLTEKVRRKPFSVVLFDEIEKAHQEIYNTLLQVLEDGRLTDGQGRTVDFKNTVLIFTSNLGTSDISKAVGLGFTQSNNEGSNYERMKLKVNDELKKHFRPEFLNRIDDVIVFHQLTNDQIVEMVDLMIGRVATQLKNKDMAIELTPNAKNLLAKRGFDPVLGARPLRRTIQREIEDQLSEKILFGEIGAGQTIKVDVEGWNGEADPDLIDAARLIFGPKSRETSLT, encoded by the coding sequence ATGTTCGAGAGGTTCACCGACCGCGCGAGGCGTGTCGTTGTCCTGGCCCAGGAAGAGGCCCGGATGCTCAACCACAACTACATCGGTACCGAGCACATCCTGCTGGGGCTGATTCATGAGGGTGAGGGTGTCGCGGCCAAGTCGTTGGAGTCGCTCGGCATTTCGCTGGAGGGTGTGCGTAGTCAGGTGGAGGAGATCATCGGGCAGGGTCAGCAGGCCCCGTCCGGTCATATCCCGTTCACCCCGCGGGCCAAGAAGGTGCTGGAGCTGAGTCTGCGTGAGGCGTTGCAGCTGGGCCACAACTACATCGGTACCGAGCACATTCTGCTGGGCCTGATCCGTGAGGGTGAGGGTGTGGCGGCGCAGGTGCTGGTGAAGCTGGGTGCGGATCTGAATCGTGTGCGCCAGCAAGTCATTCAGCTGCTGTCCGGATATCAGGGCAAGGAGCCGGTGGAATCCGGCTCGCGCGGTGAGGCGGGCACCCCGTCCACCTCGCTGGTGCTCGACCAGTTCGGCCGCAACCTGACCCAGGCGGCGCTGGAGGGCAAGCTCGACCCGGTGATCGGCCGCTCGAAGGAGATCGAGCGGGTCATGCAGGTGCTCTCCCGCCGTACCAAGAACAACCCGGTGCTGATCGGTGAACCCGGTGTCGGTAAGACCGCCGTGGTGGAGGGCCTGGCCCAGCGCATCGTCAACGGTGAGGTGCCCGAGACGCTGAAGGACAAGCAGCTCTACACCCTGGATTTGGGTTCGCTGGTGGCGGGCAGCCGGTATCGCGGTGATTTCGAGGAGCGGCTGAAGAAGGTCCTCAAGGAGATCAACACCCGCGGCGACATCATCTTGTTCATCGACGAGCTGCACACGCTGGTGGGTGCGGGCGCGGCCGAGGGCGCGATCGACGCGGCCTCGATCCTGAAGCCGAAACTGGCCCGCGGCGAGCTGCAGACCATCGGCGCGACCACGCTGGATGAGTACCGCAAGTACATCGAGAAGGACGCCGCCCTGGAGCGGCGGTTCCAGCCGGTGCAGGTCGGTGAACCGACGGTGGAGCACACCATCAATATCCTCAAGGGCCTGCGCGACCGCTACGAGGCGCATCACCGGGTGTCGATCACCGATGGCGCGCTGGTGGCTGCGGCGACGCTGGCCGACCGCTACATCAACGACCGGTTCCTGCCGGACAAGGCGATCGATTTGATCGACGAGGCGGGCGCCCGGATGCGGATCCGTCGCATGACCGCGCCGCCGGACCTGCGGGAGTTCGACGACAAGATCGCCGAGGCGCGTCGGGAGAAGGAGTCGGCGATCGACGCGCAGGACTTCGAGAAGGCCGCCCGGTTGCGGGATAAGGAAAAGCAGCTCGTCGCCAAGCGGGCCGAACGCGAAAAGCAGTGGCGCTCCGGGGATCTGGACGTGGTCGCCGAGGTCGACGACGAGCAGATCGCCGAGGTGCTGGCGAACTGGACCGGGATCCCGGTGTTCAAGCTCACCGAGGAGGAAACCACCCGGCTGCTGCGGATGGAGGACGAGCTGCACAAGCGGATCATCGGCCAGGAGGACGCGGTCAAGGCCGTGTCCAAGGCGATCCGCCGCACCCGCGCCGGCCTGAAGGATCCGAAGCGTCCGTCCGGTTCGTTCATCTTCGCCGGTCCCTCCGGTGTCGGGAAGACCGAGCTGTCCAAGGCCCTTGCCAACTTCCTGTTCGGCGACGACGACGCGCTCATCCAGATCGATATGGGCGAGTTCCACGACCGGTTCACCGCCTCCCGGCTGTTCGGTGCCCCTCCCGGATATGTGGGTTACGAGGAGGGCGGCCAGCTCACCGAGAAGGTGCGGCGCAAGCCGTTCTCGGTCGTGCTGTTCGACGAGATCGAAAAGGCCCACCAGGAGATCTACAACACCCTGCTGCAGGTGCTCGAAGACGGCCGCCTGACCGACGGTCAGGGCCGGACCGTGGACTTCAAGAACACGGTGCTGATCTTCACCTCGAACCTGGGCACCTCCGATATCTCCAAGGCCGTCGGGTTGGGGTTCACCCAGTCCAACAACGAGGGCTCCAACTACGAGCGGATGAAGCTGAAGGTCAACGACGAGCTGAAGAAACACTTCCGGCCCGAGTTCCTCAACCGCATCGACGACGTGATCGTGTTCCACCAGCTCACCAACGACCAAATCGTGGAAATGGTGGATCTGATGATCGGGCGCGTCGCCACCCAGCTGAAGAACAAGGACATGGCGATCGAGCTCACCCCCAACGCCAAGAACCTGCTCGCCAAACGTGGTTTCGACCCCGTGCTCGGCGCCCGGCCACTGCGGCGCACCATCCAACGCGAGATCGAAGACCAACTCTCGGAAAAGATCCTCTTCGGCGAAATCGGCGCAGGCCAAACCATCAAGGTCGACGTCGAAGGCTGGAACGGCGAGGCGGATCCGGACCTCATCGATGCGGCGAGATTGATATTCGGACCAAAAAGCCGGGAGACTTCGCTGACCTGA
- a CDS encoding cobalamin-independent methionine synthase II family protein, which translates to MPLPTEPIGSIPRPAALLDAIQGHTAGRIDDATLADHYVTAVKDTIAQLESLGSPVVTDGEQSKPSFVTYPLHGLPNLAPDGAIIPFADGHTRQLPRLTAGPFRYATTVGEYLRTARQFATVPIKQSVIAPSALSLIYPAEGIDGYPREQFLADLLDNAEADIRAALDGGADSVQLDFTEGRLSLALDPSGALLDSFIALNNRVLDRFTPAERGRIGIHTCPGGDQDSTHSLGVDYAQLLPRLFSLHAGRFYVQLASEAEPDRVLAVIAEHLPPEAAIFIGVIDPIDPTVETPEQIRDRVLAAARRLPVERLGTCDDCGFAPFGDDVSTSRDTAFAKIRARIQGTAAASETLGV; encoded by the coding sequence ATGCCCCTGCCCACCGAACCGATCGGAAGCATCCCCCGACCGGCCGCCCTGCTCGACGCCATCCAGGGCCACACCGCCGGGCGCATCGACGATGCCACGCTCGCCGACCACTACGTGACAGCGGTGAAAGACACTATCGCGCAACTGGAATCGCTCGGATCGCCCGTCGTCACCGACGGTGAACAAAGCAAGCCGAGCTTTGTGACCTATCCCCTGCACGGCCTGCCGAACCTCGCTCCCGATGGCGCGATCATCCCGTTCGCGGACGGCCACACGCGTCAGTTGCCCAGGCTCACCGCCGGACCGTTCCGGTACGCGACCACCGTCGGCGAATATCTGCGCACCGCAAGGCAATTCGCGACGGTGCCGATCAAACAATCGGTCATCGCGCCGTCCGCGCTGAGCCTGATCTACCCGGCGGAGGGCATCGACGGATATCCCAGGGAACAATTCCTCGCCGATCTCCTCGACAACGCCGAAGCCGATATCCGCGCCGCACTCGACGGCGGCGCCGACTCCGTGCAGCTCGACTTCACCGAAGGCCGGCTGTCGCTCGCGCTCGATCCGTCCGGCGCGCTGCTCGACTCGTTCATCGCGTTGAACAACCGCGTGCTCGATCGGTTCACCCCTGCGGAGCGCGGGCGCATCGGAATCCACACCTGCCCCGGCGGTGATCAGGATTCGACCCACAGCCTCGGCGTCGACTACGCGCAATTGCTGCCGCGCCTGTTCAGCCTGCACGCGGGGCGGTTCTATGTGCAGCTCGCCAGTGAAGCCGAACCCGATCGCGTACTCGCGGTCATCGCCGAACACCTGCCGCCGGAGGCCGCGATCTTCATCGGCGTCATCGATCCGATCGATCCGACCGTCGAGACCCCCGAGCAGATTCGCGATCGGGTGCTGGCGGCCGCTCGGCGGCTGCCCGTCGAACGGCTCGGAACATGCGACGACTGCGGCTTCGCGCCGTTCGGCGATGATGTCTCGACATCACGCGATACGGCCTTCGCCAAAATTCGCGCTCGTATCCAGGGGACTGCCGCGGCATCCGAGACGCTCGGAGTGTGA
- a CDS encoding carboxymuconolactone decarboxylase family protein, with amino-acid sequence MIAVAYIDLGVDEAQNPGITGLFTYRSDTGRLLAGLAEALLREHNTLGAGERELIAAYVSARNNCTFCTNSHAAFASAQLDGGRSLTDAVLRDPATAPISEKLRALLVIAGAVQQSGREVTADMIAAAREKGATDREIHDTVLIAAAFCMYNRYVDGLGTTAPAEPAAYVGRAESIIDNGYLPAAARADAEH; translated from the coding sequence GTGATCGCCGTGGCATATATCGATCTCGGCGTCGACGAGGCACAGAATCCCGGCATAACCGGGCTGTTCACTTACCGCTCGGATACCGGACGGCTGCTGGCCGGTTTGGCCGAAGCGCTACTCCGCGAACACAATACGCTCGGCGCCGGCGAACGCGAGCTGATAGCGGCATACGTCTCGGCACGCAACAATTGCACTTTCTGTACCAATTCGCATGCCGCGTTCGCGTCGGCGCAACTCGACGGCGGTCGGTCGTTGACGGACGCGGTATTGCGGGATCCCGCCACCGCACCGATTTCGGAAAAACTGCGCGCGCTGCTCGTCATCGCCGGAGCGGTACAACAATCCGGACGGGAGGTGACAGCCGACATGATCGCGGCCGCCCGCGAAAAGGGTGCGACCGACCGCGAAATCCACGACACGGTTCTCATCGCGGCGGCGTTCTGTATGTACAACCGATACGTCGATGGGCTCGGCACGACCGCACCTGCCGAGCCCGCGGCGTATGTTGGCCGGGCCGAGTCCATTATCGACAACGGTTACCTGCCTGCGGCCGCCCGCGCAGATGCAGAACATTGA
- a CDS encoding maleylpyruvate isomerase family mycothiol-dependent enzyme, whose translation MVEAITAGQWGAAREALRDSGDRFAELVRSVAPDAMATKDWTVADVLAHVTAIALWDTALVRTGEFPYPWNVLEDRIRITNVDTVAVLNDHTMERFPERDVGLLADRLLGHIDDVVRATVDVDPDLPIRWLGGSNVPVAGLFAHLTNELQIHGRDIARATGCRWVMPQEYSGQFMDLFVVGLARHGVGRLLDKSGPPNDRCVAVEFRSRYTAPVTLVLDRSRVSVGVRNGPADVRVRFEPVALNLMMFGRISRPRAAITGKVIVGGPRPWLLPTFLRTVRFPS comes from the coding sequence ATGGTCGAGGCCATTACCGCCGGGCAGTGGGGTGCGGCGCGGGAAGCTCTTCGAGACAGCGGGGATCGTTTCGCCGAATTGGTGCGCTCGGTCGCGCCGGATGCGATGGCCACCAAGGATTGGACGGTTGCGGATGTGCTTGCCCATGTCACCGCGATCGCGCTGTGGGATACCGCGTTGGTGCGGACAGGTGAGTTTCCCTATCCGTGGAATGTGCTCGAGGACCGGATTCGGATCACCAATGTGGACACGGTCGCCGTGCTAAACGATCACACGATGGAACGGTTTCCGGAACGTGACGTCGGGTTGCTCGCCGACCGGTTGCTCGGGCATATCGATGACGTGGTGCGTGCCACCGTCGACGTCGATCCCGATCTGCCGATACGCTGGCTCGGCGGATCGAATGTTCCGGTCGCCGGGCTATTCGCTCATCTGACAAATGAACTGCAGATTCACGGACGCGATATCGCGCGAGCCACCGGATGCCGGTGGGTGATGCCGCAGGAGTACTCCGGGCAGTTCATGGATCTGTTCGTAGTCGGGCTGGCGCGACATGGTGTCGGACGGTTGCTGGACAAATCCGGCCCGCCGAACGATCGGTGCGTCGCGGTCGAATTCCGTTCCCGGTACACGGCACCGGTGACATTGGTGCTGGATCGAAGTCGGGTATCCGTCGGCGTGCGGAACGGCCCGGCAGACGTTCGCGTGCGTTTCGAGCCGGTCGCGTTGAATCTGATGATGTTCGGCCGGATCAGCCGGCCGCGCGCGGCTATCACCGGCAAGGTGATCGTCGGAGGTCCGCGCCCATGGCTGCTGCCGACCTTTCTCCGTACCGTTCGGTTCCCGAGCTGA
- a CDS encoding TetR/AcrR family transcriptional regulator, with protein MTESAPLAASSARAQGPGRVAQRRRTRKAIVDATMRLLARGDNPSIAEIAEAADVARRTVYLHFPTLDQLLLDATVGLVSVGADEALGRVGSDDPRVRIAALVDTLARNIGDSLPMGRRLVKLTVDAPESAESRPRRGYRRVRWIEWALEPLREQLSHNAFEDLVSQVALVVGWEAFIVLTDVRGLTPEAAARLCTDAATALIDAAVPRGT; from the coding sequence GTGACCGAATCTGCCCCGCTCGCGGCATCCTCCGCGCGAGCGCAGGGACCGGGGCGGGTGGCGCAGCGCCGCCGCACTCGCAAGGCGATCGTCGACGCCACCATGCGGTTGCTCGCAAGGGGTGACAACCCGTCCATCGCCGAGATCGCGGAGGCCGCAGATGTCGCGCGCCGCACCGTCTACCTGCACTTTCCGACCTTGGATCAGCTGTTGCTGGACGCGACGGTCGGCCTCGTCAGCGTCGGCGCCGATGAGGCGCTCGGGCGCGTCGGTTCCGACGATCCCCGGGTCCGAATCGCCGCACTGGTCGACACGCTCGCGAGGAATATCGGCGATTCGCTACCGATGGGCAGACGGTTGGTGAAGCTCACCGTCGACGCTCCCGAATCCGCCGAGAGCAGGCCGCGCCGCGGCTATCGGCGGGTGCGCTGGATCGAATGGGCACTCGAGCCATTACGTGAACAGTTGTCGCACAACGCTTTCGAGGACTTGGTGTCCCAGGTGGCGCTGGTGGTGGGCTGGGAGGCCTTCATCGTCCTCACCGATGTCCGCGGCTTGACTCCCGAAGCCGCGGCCCGACTGTGCACCGACGCCGCCACCGCCCTCATCGACGCGGCGGTACCGCGGGGGACGTGA
- a CDS encoding AfsR/SARP family transcriptional regulator: MRNRPVRRIAETMQVRDPRVSSPEAPADVFCRVLGPVSVEIDGAPVALGGPILRRVLAALLSAEATPVSDHRLIEQAWEHRPRDGVNALRLIIWRLRRTLGRTGGTYLRRTSAGYVLAIPPESTDHGVFTGLVESGLSELFYERFDSAARAFGSALALWRGEPWCDLDDSPHPIALRSRLTELRDVAIEERLAAQLACAHTAAAVAGLRAAISAAPYRERRWELLALGLYRSGQQTSALAELRRVRTLLSNDIGIEPGPALRQLEQRLLTQDPELDTAGLPKSATRQ, encoded by the coding sequence GTGCGCAACCGCCCGGTCCGCCGCATCGCCGAGACGATGCAGGTACGGGACCCGAGGGTGTCGAGTCCGGAGGCGCCGGCCGATGTGTTCTGCCGGGTTCTCGGCCCGGTGTCGGTCGAAATCGACGGCGCGCCGGTCGCACTCGGCGGCCCGATACTTCGACGAGTGCTCGCCGCACTGCTGTCGGCCGAGGCCACCCCGGTCTCCGATCACCGGCTGATCGAGCAGGCCTGGGAGCATCGCCCACGGGACGGGGTCAACGCATTGCGGCTCATCATCTGGCGGTTGCGCCGCACACTCGGCCGGACCGGCGGCACGTATCTGCGTCGCACCAGTGCCGGGTACGTATTGGCGATTCCCCCCGAATCAACGGATCACGGCGTCTTCACCGGGCTCGTCGAAAGCGGGCTGTCCGAACTCTTTTACGAGCGATTCGACTCCGCGGCAAGGGCTTTCGGATCGGCACTGGCTCTGTGGCGCGGCGAGCCGTGGTGTGACCTCGACGATTCACCGCATCCGATCGCGCTGCGATCCCGCCTGACCGAACTACGGGATGTCGCCATCGAAGAGCGGTTGGCCGCACAACTGGCCTGCGCACACACCGCCGCGGCCGTCGCCGGACTTCGCGCCGCGATCAGCGCCGCACCGTACCGCGAACGCCGATGGGAACTGCTCGCGCTCGGGCTGTATCGCAGCGGCCAGCAAACCTCGGCCTTGGCCGAATTACGCCGGGTACGAACGCTACTCAGCAACGACATCGGCATCGAACCGGGCCCGGCCCTGCGCCAGCTCGAACAGCGTCTGCTCACCCAAGACCCGGAGTTGGACACCGCGGGCCTACCGAAATCCGCCACGCGGCAATGA